In a genomic window of Salegentibacter salegens:
- a CDS encoding IS256 family transposase produces the protein MTQEEIKELKEKALKQFLSGESLTGKNGAFAPMLREFMEEALEAEMSSHLSDEEKGSKAGNKRNGKGKKTLKSSQGDVTINTPQDRNSTFEPEIVAKRQRILADNLEKQIIGMYGMGNSLRDISAHIEEMYDSKISTHVLSDITDRVIPKVKEWQDRPLEPVYCILWLDAMHFKVREEGKVKHKALYNILGINKAGRKEVLGMYISESEGANFWLQVLTQLNNRGLKDILIACTDNLTGFSEAIHSVYPKTDIQLCIVHQIRNSMKYVASKDQKDFMKDLKLVYKADTKDQAESALLDLEEKWGKRYPIVIRSWNDNWDRLSAYFEYTAPIRKLIYTTNAVEAFHRQVRKVTKTKGAFTNDMALLKLVYLATRRIEKKWNAPLQNWGLVVQQLAIKFEGRLELDLATNETKN, from the coding sequence ATGACACAAGAAGAGATTAAGGAATTAAAGGAAAAAGCATTAAAACAATTTTTATCAGGAGAATCCCTAACCGGCAAAAACGGCGCTTTTGCTCCAATGCTTAGGGAGTTTATGGAAGAGGCCCTGGAAGCAGAAATGTCTTCGCACCTTTCCGATGAAGAAAAAGGCTCAAAAGCAGGTAATAAGCGTAATGGCAAAGGCAAAAAGACCCTAAAGAGCAGCCAAGGGGACGTCACCATTAACACGCCCCAGGATCGTAACAGTACCTTTGAGCCGGAGATCGTAGCGAAACGCCAGCGTATCCTGGCCGATAATTTAGAAAAGCAGATTATAGGCATGTACGGGATGGGCAATAGCCTGCGGGATATCTCAGCTCATATAGAGGAAATGTATGATTCCAAGATATCCACACACGTTCTAAGTGATATTACGGACCGGGTGATTCCCAAGGTTAAGGAATGGCAGGATCGCCCCTTGGAGCCGGTATATTGCATCCTATGGCTCGACGCGATGCACTTCAAGGTACGCGAAGAAGGCAAAGTAAAGCACAAGGCCTTGTATAATATTTTAGGAATAAATAAAGCTGGAAGAAAGGAAGTGCTGGGTATGTATATCTCGGAAAGTGAAGGGGCCAATTTTTGGCTTCAGGTGCTGACCCAATTAAACAACCGTGGCTTAAAAGATATTCTGATTGCCTGTACGGATAATCTTACGGGCTTTAGTGAAGCCATTCATTCTGTTTATCCCAAGACTGATATTCAGCTATGTATTGTCCACCAGATCCGCAATAGTATGAAGTATGTGGCCAGTAAGGATCAAAAAGATTTTATGAAAGACCTTAAACTGGTGTACAAGGCTGACACCAAAGACCAGGCTGAATCGGCTTTACTGGATCTGGAAGAAAAATGGGGCAAAAGATATCCCATAGTGATCCGTTCCTGGAATGATAACTGGGACCGATTGAGTGCTTATTTTGAATATACCGCACCCATTAGAAAACTCATATACACCACAAATGCCGTAGAGGCTTTTCACCGGCAGGTAAGAAAAGTAACCAAGACCAAAGGCGCTTTTACCAATGATATGGCACTATTGAAGCTGGTTTACCTAGCTACCAGAAGAATTGAAAAGAAATGGAACGCCCCACTGCAGAACTGGGGTTTGGTAGTTCAACAATTAGCTATTAAATTTGAAGGTCGGCTAGAGTTGGACTTAGCCACCAATGAAACGAAAAACTAA
- a CDS encoding ligand-binding sensor domain-containing protein — translation MKKLFSLFLLLFSVTLWCQEDNSLLVNKNTFSFRDGYLISRPFHSIYDTTGWLWIVGENKLSNEYILGEQEIIIQRFDGAHFFTLTLPDTSNKKIREGHFIKKKANGLYLKLYYQAARADLFFLNTETLEIKAVKEYNDLNKNYLNSKAFTGGDTNHIVLTSNEKFYSAILDNLSLRFIDSIPFTRRVAQTVLADPITMDDFTLIKLQTEKEGVLLNTKGKFIKKIAESDFETTDGINFYPTVIHPPFKVSDAFYTYVDNYKNAFKFNKEFNKFVEVPNTDGILRKNEELQFTSDFNYAFSTEIMDDNTAMELYRLKDFQKELLTKIKVKNFSEFAYNEFTKDLVVLNENTLESYSFIKGKIKTFLKDKSVRSIKKLKENKYVIATDTEGFYKIDVKENTEERIKILSDTTELNINYSRDIFNGKDNNLIIAESNNLYTLNSNYEVVQDKTIKIHSGEIVKLKDTLFTADPSGGIYKYNLKEHSYIKIAKTDTIQVKEFATDGSRLYANTIQGIFEYENGSFNIYEFKNVETDDLLSINYLNDYGIIVSTKFGEIYTFDTATKKLSLLYKDELNASIVGLVADDTRTLWLNTYAGIVSFDPSSEQIIRYTTKDGVYELKGNSFSTYKDEQDGSILMGSYKGLSYFKPEELVRV, via the coding sequence TTGAAAAAATTATTTTCATTATTCCTTTTACTTTTTTCAGTAACACTTTGGTGTCAGGAAGATAATTCTCTACTAGTTAATAAAAACACCTTTTCATTTAGAGATGGTTATTTAATCTCCCGTCCCTTCCACTCTATCTACGATACAACAGGCTGGCTGTGGATTGTGGGTGAGAACAAGCTTTCGAACGAATATATTTTAGGAGAACAAGAAATAATTATCCAACGTTTTGATGGGGCTCATTTCTTCACGCTAACATTACCGGATACCTCTAATAAAAAAATTAGAGAAGGCCACTTTATTAAAAAGAAAGCCAACGGCCTTTATTTAAAACTATATTACCAGGCAGCACGGGCTGATTTATTTTTTCTCAACACAGAGACCTTAGAGATTAAAGCTGTCAAAGAATATAACGACTTAAACAAAAACTATTTAAATTCTAAAGCTTTTACTGGAGGAGATACAAACCATATTGTGCTTACGTCAAACGAAAAATTTTATAGTGCCATCCTTGATAATTTGAGTTTAAGGTTTATTGATTCTATACCCTTTACAAGACGAGTTGCTCAAACGGTTTTAGCTGATCCAATAACAATGGATGACTTTACACTGATTAAATTACAAACTGAAAAAGAGGGAGTTCTTTTAAATACAAAGGGAAAGTTCATAAAAAAAATAGCGGAAAGTGATTTTGAAACCACGGATGGAATTAATTTTTATCCGACGGTCATACACCCCCCTTTTAAAGTCAGTGATGCCTTTTACACATATGTGGATAACTATAAGAATGCGTTTAAATTCAATAAAGAATTTAACAAATTCGTAGAAGTACCTAATACTGATGGCATTCTTCGCAAAAATGAAGAATTGCAGTTTACGTCAGATTTTAATTATGCTTTCTCAACAGAGATTATGGATGACAATACAGCAATGGAGTTGTATCGCCTTAAAGATTTTCAAAAGGAGTTACTTACTAAAATTAAAGTAAAGAATTTTTCAGAATTCGCTTACAATGAGTTTACAAAAGACCTGGTAGTTCTCAACGAAAACACCTTAGAATCCTATTCTTTTATAAAAGGTAAAATCAAAACTTTTTTAAAAGATAAAAGCGTCCGATCAATTAAAAAACTGAAGGAAAACAAGTATGTCATAGCAACAGATACAGAGGGATTTTATAAGATAGACGTAAAGGAAAACACAGAAGAACGAATAAAAATTCTATCAGATACTACCGAGCTAAACATTAATTATTCCAGGGATATTTTCAATGGAAAAGACAACAATCTTATTATTGCGGAATCTAATAATCTATATACGCTGAATTCAAATTATGAGGTAGTCCAGGATAAAACGATAAAAATACATAGTGGAGAAATTGTAAAACTAAAAGACACTCTGTTTACGGCAGATCCAAGCGGTGGCATTTATAAATACAACCTTAAAGAACATAGTTATATTAAAATTGCAAAGACAGACACTATACAAGTGAAGGAGTTTGCTACAGATGGTTCAAGACTCTATGCAAACACCATCCAGGGAATTTTCGAATACGAAAATGGCAGCTTTAATATCTATGAATTTAAAAATGTAGAAACAGATGATTTGTTGTCCATAAACTATCTGAATGATTACGGCATTATAGTTTCTACGAAATTTGGTGAAATTTATACGTTTGATACAGCAACTAAAAAATTAAGCCTGCTTTACAAAGATGAATTAAACGCTTCCATAGTTGGTTTGGTTGCAGATGATACACGTACTTTATGGTTAAATACGTATGCAGGAATTGTTTCTTTCGATCCATCCTCTGAACAAATTATTAGATATACTACCAAAGATGGAGTTTATGAACTTAAAGGTAATAGTTTCAGTACCTATAAAGATGAGCAGGATGGCAGTATTTTAATGGGGAGTTACAAAGGTCTTAGCTATTTTAAGCCTGAAGAATTGGTGAGGGTGTAA
- a CDS encoding MBG domain-containing protein: MKKIYLVVIMLFISFSSFSQTEVFDWFFPSDLSSTPPSQNITVAGITATYFSPNTIVSDPDGQGGPMVLVSGPQSSTTNSVTITFSSPVDLISLEALEFSPGRSWVFTPTGGSNSTVTRSIAAANFTSNVRTLVSLNWTGVSGFTITRSGGGASAFPVDKFLITSGASNNAPVIGGTVASQPVNDNGTIAPFSAITTTDTDGDNLSATITLDANSKGVLSGTGLSGSGPYTISSRTPASLQSSLRALSFNPADNRSANSETTTFTVVINDGTDTDTDNTTTVISNSVAPTVTGVAVPANGTYVEGQNIDFNISFSEAVDISTTGGTPQLAINIGGVTRYASYILGSGNTIVAFRYVVQQGDIDTDGISVSNAISSNGGTIKDTGGKNANLTLNNVGSTSSVLVDTFAPVIASVSVPVNATYAAGQNLEFTVNFNEIVSVTGSPQLSITVGENTRTATYQSGSGTSALVFGYTVQGGEFDNDGIAIESLIANGGSIKDTATNDADLTLNSVGTTTGVLVEAIAPVIVSVAVPSNGSYKEGQNIDFNITFSEAVDIITTGGTPQLAINIGGVTRQASYIMGSGNTVVAFRYVVQAGETDNDGIEVGSLVTAGGTIKDAAGNNANLILNSVGSTSSVFVDTTNPSVTSVAAPADDTYAVGQDLNFEVNFNENVNLTGSPKLAITVGSNIRQALYKGGSGTGTLVFGYTIQAGELDTNGIEVGTLATNGGTIQDAASNDVNLTLNNIEATANVLVDSRIELSIPGLTGVNKIYDGTTDASVSGTAALTGVVAGDEVNLSGTSIYNFSSANVNTGIAIITTGFSLAGPDSAKYTLVQPTLSADISPADLTVTADSDRSKVFGNEDPVFTYTTTGFVAGEDGNILTGALSRVAGEDVGDYAIQQGNLTAGSNYLINYTSADFEIIAAMQTGLILANNSFTYDGEMKSLEVTGEAEDAMVVYDNNDRTDAGTYTVKATVTRPNYSTEILEATLVINARPITLTAQEQSKVYGNTFTLDDTAFTVKDIDGDSVLPNGESIDAVNISSTTGIDASTTADVGTYADELVISSQTGSAGFNDSNYDISYTDGDLVVNARLISITAQEQSKVYGNTSIIDDTAFTVTDTDGDSLLPNGESIDAVNISSATEVDASTTANVGKYADELVISSQTGSAGFDASNYEISYTDGDLVVNTRPITLTAQKQSKVYGNTFTLDGKAFTVKDIDGDNVLPNGESIDVVSVASATGIDASTTADVGMYADELIISSPTGSAGFDISNYIFTYDSGDFEITPATQTELVFADKSFIYDTTTKSLVVTGQATDATVSYSNNDQTNAGIYEVAAEVTRPNYTTALLEATLTITKAEAVIPADAVQTFTYDGNLKNVTASLNHNEATLIYTPQQGYTNAGNYPVTVSAIETDNYLSASKEVSLVIENAEITGVTFEDDSFIYDGATKAIEVNGLPEGASVSYENNDQITAGTYEVTATVSQENYNDKVLTADLVIEKAEAVIAAEATQTFTYDGTVKNITASLNHSETSLTYAPQQGYTDADIYTVIVASAETDNYQAASKEVSLVIENAEIKGVTFEDDTFIYDGATKTIEVSGLPEGASVSYENNDQITAGTYEVTATVSQENYNDKVLTADLVIEKAEATITAEATQTFTYDGSVMNVTATLNHSETSLTYAPQQGYTDAGTYRVTTVSAETDNYLSASKEVTLVIENAEITGVTFEDDTFTYDGSTKAIEVSGLPEGASVSYENNDQTAAGTYEVIATISQENYNDKVLTADLVIEKAEAVITAEATQTFTYDGTVKNVIATLNHSETALTYTPAQGYTDAGTYGVTITSAEIDNYLSASKEVTLVIVNAEITGVTFEDDTFTYDGSTKTIEVRGLPEGASVSYENNDQTVAGTYEVTATVSQENYNDKVLTADLVIEKAEAVITAEATQTFTYDGTVKNVIATLNHSETALTYTPAQGYTDAGTYGVAITSAETDNYLSASKEVTLVVENAEIMGVTFEDDTFTYDGSTKTIEVSGLPEGAEVSYENNGKANAGNYEVIAIISQENYNELELTANMIIEKASQSITFNELEDLDQLTDEYFQLDATSTSGLPVMYSYTYENENPAATVGPRGFVRILNGGQITITATQEGNQNYEAATPVVRTLTIIGSEARLNSAVINGTTYTNPSDEIYYLIGCGSSEDEVRIEIEQNGGSSIDRSSSFTISTPAPGIYREVVTVISGDGNITRTYNITVEKNFNFEDIVVQKFNNVLLVNNNPETNGGYKFVSYRWYKDGSVIGNGQYYSAGNNADDQLNADSSYYVVMETEDGEFLRTCTSAIQLRSSLNVALAPNPVNSGGTMELLADFPKDELETMNLSIHNLNGMLIKQMKSNNKSTSIALPYNLEMGVYILKIETKNIRKSLKFIIK; encoded by the coding sequence ATGAAAAAAATCTACTTAGTGGTGATCATGCTATTTATTAGCTTTTCATCTTTTTCTCAAACGGAAGTATTTGACTGGTTTTTTCCATCAGATCTAAGTTCAACTCCTCCTTCTCAAAACATTACAGTAGCAGGCATAACAGCGACTTATTTTTCACCGAATACCATAGTATCTGACCCCGATGGTCAAGGAGGTCCTATGGTGCTGGTTTCCGGGCCGCAATCTTCTACAACTAACAGTGTTACTATTACATTTTCTTCACCAGTAGATTTAATCAGCCTTGAGGCGTTAGAGTTTAGTCCAGGAAGGTCCTGGGTATTTACCCCTACTGGAGGAAGTAATTCAACAGTGACCAGGTCAATTGCAGCAGCTAACTTTACATCTAATGTGAGAACACTTGTTTCTCTAAATTGGACAGGAGTATCTGGATTTACTATTACAAGGAGTGGAGGGGGGGCATCTGCCTTCCCTGTAGATAAATTCTTAATCACTAGTGGAGCTTCGAATAATGCCCCTGTTATAGGTGGTACGGTAGCAAGCCAGCCGGTTAACGATAATGGCACCATTGCTCCATTTTCTGCTATTACCACTACGGATACAGATGGAGATAATCTTTCTGCAACTATTACTTTGGACGCTAATTCTAAAGGGGTTTTGTCAGGAACCGGTTTAAGTGGTTCAGGTCCTTATACAATAAGCAGCAGAACTCCCGCTTCTTTGCAAAGTAGTTTAAGAGCTTTGAGTTTCAATCCAGCAGATAATAGGAGTGCTAACTCAGAGACCACAACCTTTACAGTGGTGATCAATGATGGTACGGATACTGACACGGACAATACAACTACAGTAATTTCTAATTCAGTTGCTCCAACAGTTACAGGTGTTGCGGTACCTGCAAATGGAACTTATGTAGAAGGTCAAAATATTGATTTCAATATATCCTTTAGTGAAGCTGTAGATATATCAACTACTGGAGGGACCCCACAATTAGCTATAAATATAGGAGGAGTTACACGATACGCGTCTTATATACTCGGAAGTGGTAATACAATAGTAGCATTTAGATATGTTGTGCAACAAGGAGATATAGACACTGATGGAATTTCCGTAAGTAATGCAATATCTAGCAATGGAGGTACGATAAAAGATACTGGAGGTAAAAATGCTAATCTAACTTTAAATAATGTTGGATCAACTTCTTCAGTTTTAGTAGATACTTTTGCGCCAGTAATTGCAAGTGTTTCGGTTCCGGTAAATGCCACTTATGCTGCTGGACAAAACTTAGAATTCACTGTCAATTTCAATGAAATTGTAAGCGTAACCGGATCTCCCCAACTTAGCATTACTGTTGGAGAAAATACTCGTACGGCTACCTATCAAAGTGGTTCTGGTACATCGGCATTAGTTTTTGGTTATACGGTGCAGGGTGGTGAATTTGATAATGATGGTATTGCCATTGAGAGCTTAATAGCAAATGGAGGAAGCATTAAAGATACAGCTACAAATGATGCCGACCTTACTTTAAATAGTGTAGGAACCACTACGGGAGTATTGGTAGAGGCCATCGCACCTGTAATAGTAAGTGTTGCTGTACCCTCAAACGGAAGCTATAAAGAAGGTCAAAATATTGACTTCAATATAACCTTTAGTGAAGCTGTTGATATTATAACCACGGGAGGAACACCACAACTAGCCATTAATATAGGAGGAGTTACAAGACAGGCATCCTATATAATGGGAAGTGGAAATACTGTAGTTGCATTTAGATATGTGGTACAAGCTGGTGAAACAGATAATGATGGTATCGAAGTGGGTTCACTTGTAACAGCCGGTGGGACTATAAAAGATGCTGCTGGGAATAACGCTAACTTAATTTTAAATAGTGTAGGTTCAACTTCTTCTGTTTTTGTAGATACTACTAATCCCTCTGTAACTTCTGTAGCTGCTCCAGCCGATGATACATATGCGGTAGGACAGGATCTGAATTTTGAGGTGAATTTTAATGAAAATGTAAATTTAACAGGGTCTCCGAAACTCGCCATTACAGTTGGTTCAAACATTCGACAGGCTTTATATAAAGGTGGATCTGGCACTGGCACTTTGGTGTTTGGATATACAATTCAAGCTGGTGAACTTGATACAAATGGAATAGAAGTTGGAACATTAGCAACAAATGGTGGTACTATTCAAGATGCAGCATCAAATGATGTAAATCTTACCTTAAATAATATTGAAGCAACAGCTAACGTATTAGTGGATTCTCGCATTGAACTTTCTATCCCCGGATTAACAGGAGTTAATAAGATTTATGACGGTACAACCGATGCTTCAGTTAGTGGAACTGCTGCTTTGACTGGTGTTGTTGCAGGCGATGAGGTTAATCTATCTGGAACCTCAATATATAACTTTTCAAGTGCAAATGTGAATACAGGTATAGCAATAATTACTACAGGTTTTAGTTTAGCTGGTCCTGATTCAGCAAAATATACGTTAGTACAACCCACACTTTCGGCAGATATAAGTCCAGCTGATCTAACAGTTACGGCAGACTCTGATCGGAGCAAGGTCTTTGGAAATGAAGATCCCGTGTTTACCTATACCACCACAGGATTTGTGGCAGGAGAGGATGGAAATATTTTAACTGGCGCATTAAGCAGAGTCGCCGGTGAAGATGTTGGTGATTACGCTATACAACAAGGGAACTTAACTGCAGGCTCAAATTACTTAATAAATTATACTTCAGCTGATTTTGAAATAATTGCAGCGATGCAAACAGGACTTATACTGGCTAACAATAGCTTTACTTACGACGGGGAGATGAAGTCACTTGAAGTTACAGGAGAAGCAGAAGATGCAATGGTGGTTTATGACAATAACGACAGAACGGATGCGGGAACCTATACGGTAAAGGCGACGGTAACCCGTCCTAATTATTCTACAGAGATACTTGAGGCAACTTTGGTGATAAATGCAAGACCTATAACCCTTACTGCTCAAGAACAAAGCAAGGTTTATGGAAATACTTTCACGCTTGACGATACAGCTTTTACAGTTAAAGATATAGATGGGGATAGCGTATTACCAAATGGAGAATCGATCGATGCTGTTAATATTTCATCAACTACAGGAATTGATGCAAGTACAACAGCAGATGTGGGAACATATGCAGATGAACTTGTCATTTCATCGCAAACAGGATCTGCTGGTTTTAATGATTCCAACTACGACATTTCTTATACTGATGGTGATTTGGTTGTAAATGCAAGACTTATCTCTATTACTGCGCAAGAACAAAGCAAGGTCTATGGAAATACTTCCATAATTGATGATACAGCTTTTACAGTTACGGATACAGATGGTGATAGCTTATTGCCAAACGGAGAATCGATCGATGCTGTTAACATCTCATCAGCAACAGAAGTTGATGCAAGTACAACTGCAAACGTGGGAAAGTATGCAGATGAACTTGTCATTTCATCGCAAACAGGATCTGCTGGTTTTGATGCTTCTAACTACGAGATTTCTTATACTGATGGTGATTTGGTTGTAAATACAAGACCTATAACACTTACTGCTCAAAAACAAAGCAAGGTCTATGGAAATACTTTCACGCTTGATGGCAAAGCTTTTACAGTTAAAGATATAGATGGTGATAACGTATTGCCAAACGGAGAGTCGATCGATGTGGTTAGCGTTGCATCAGCTACTGGAATTGATGCAAGTACAACCGCAGATGTGGGTATGTATGCAGATGAACTTATTATTTCATCACCAACAGGATCTGCTGGTTTTGATATTTCAAATTACATATTTACTTATGATTCAGGTGATTTTGAGATCACTCCTGCTACACAGACTGAGCTGGTTTTTGCTGACAAAAGCTTTATCTATGATACTACAACGAAGTCACTAGTTGTTACAGGTCAGGCAACAGATGCTACGGTGTCTTACAGTAATAACGATCAAACAAATGCAGGGATTTATGAAGTTGCAGCGGAGGTAACAAGACCTAATTATACTACGGCTTTGCTTGAGGCAACACTGACCATTACAAAGGCGGAAGCGGTAATTCCAGCGGATGCGGTACAGACCTTTACTTATGATGGTAACCTCAAAAATGTAACAGCAAGTCTGAATCATAATGAGGCTACTTTGATCTATACACCACAACAAGGTTATACCAATGCGGGAAATTATCCTGTTACGGTATCAGCTATCGAAACTGACAATTACCTGTCTGCTTCTAAAGAGGTGTCTTTGGTAATTGAAAATGCAGAGATCACGGGAGTAACTTTTGAAGATGATTCTTTTATTTATGATGGAGCTACAAAAGCTATAGAAGTTAATGGTCTTCCAGAAGGAGCTTCTGTAAGCTATGAGAATAACGATCAAATTACTGCAGGCACTTATGAAGTAACAGCCACCGTAAGCCAGGAAAATTATAATGATAAAGTCCTGACTGCAGATCTTGTTATTGAAAAAGCAGAAGCGGTAATTGCTGCAGAAGCTACTCAGACTTTCACCTATGATGGTACTGTAAAGAATATTACAGCTTCGCTGAACCATTCAGAAACCTCACTGACTTATGCTCCTCAGCAAGGTTATACCGATGCGGATATTTATACGGTAATTGTTGCTTCAGCAGAAACCGACAATTACCAGGCTGCTTCTAAAGAAGTGTCATTGGTAATTGAAAATGCAGAGATCAAAGGAGTAACCTTTGAAGATGATACTTTTATTTATGATGGAGCTACTAAAACTATCGAAGTTAGCGGTCTTCCAGAAGGAGCTTCTGTAAGCTATGAGAATAACGATCAAATTACTGCAGGCACTTATGAAGTAACAGCCACCGTAAGCCAGGAAAATTATAATGATAAAGTCCTGACTGCAGATCTTGTTATCGAAAAAGCCGAAGCTACAATCACTGCAGAAGCTACTCAGACTTTCACCTATGATGGTAGTGTAATGAATGTTACTGCTACGCTAAACCATTCAGAAACTTCACTGACTTATGCTCCTCAGCAAGGTTATACCGATGCTGGTACTTATAGAGTCACTACTGTTTCAGCTGAAACTGATAATTACCTGTCTGCTTCTAAAGAGGTGACGTTGGTAATTGAAAATGCAGAGATCACGGGAGTAACTTTTGAAGATGATACTTTTACTTATGATGGGAGTACAAAAGCTATCGAAGTAAGCGGTCTTCCTGAAGGAGCTTCTGTAAGCTATGAGAATAACGATCAAACAGCTGCAGGCACTTATGAAGTAATTGCCACCATTAGCCAGGAAAATTATAACGATAAAGTCCTGACTGCAGATCTTGTTATCGAAAAGGCAGAAGCGGTAATTACGGCAGAAGCTACTCAAACTTTCACCTATGATGGGACTGTAAAGAATGTTATTGCCACGCTAAACCATTCAGAAACTGCTTTAACTTATACTCCTGCACAAGGCTATACCGATGCCGGTACTTATGGCGTCACTATTACTTCAGCTGAAATTGATAATTACTTGTCTGCTTCTAAAGAGGTGACTTTGGTAATTGTAAATGCAGAGATCACGGGAGTAACTTTTGAAGATGATACTTTTACGTATGATGGAAGTACAAAAACTATCGAAGTAAGGGGTCTTCCTGAAGGAGCCTCTGTAAGCTATGAGAATAACGATCAAACTGTTGCAGGCACTTATGAAGTAACAGCCACAGTAAGCCAGGAAAATTATAACGATAAAGTCCTGACTGCAGATCTTGTTATCGAAAAGGCAGAAGCGGTAATTACGGCAGAAGCTACTCAAACTTTCACCTATGATGGGACTGTAAAGAATGTTATTGCCACGTTAAACCATTCAGAAACTGCTTTAACTTATACTCCTGCACAAGGCTATACCGATGCCGGTACTTATGGAGTCGCTATTACTTCAGCGGAAACCGACAATTACCTGTCTGCTTCTAAGGAGGTGACTTTAGTAGTTGAAAATGCAGAGATCATGGGAGTAACTTTTGAAGATGATACTTTTACGTATGATGGAAGTACAAAAACTATCGAAGTAAGCGGTCTTCCTGAAGGAGCTGAAGTGAGTTACGAGAATAATGGGAAAGCCAATGCCGGAAACTATGAGGTTATCGCAATAATTAGCCAGGAGAACTATAATGAACTTGAGCTAACTGCGAATATGATAATTGAAAAAGCATCGCAAAGCATCACTTTCAATGAACTTGAAGATTTAGATCAACTAACAGATGAATATTTTCAATTAGATGCAACTTCAACTTCGGGCTTACCGGTAATGTATTCTTATACCTATGAGAACGAAAATCCTGCTGCCACAGTTGGTCCTCGAGGATTTGTAAGAATTCTAAATGGGGGACAAATCACTATTACAGCTACTCAGGAAGGAAACCAAAACTACGAAGCGGCCACTCCTGTAGTAAGAACTCTAACTATAATTGGTAGTGAGGCCCGCTTGAATAGTGCGGTTATCAATGGGACTACCTATACTAATCCTTCTGATGAAATATATTACCTCATTGGTTGCGGGAGTTCAGAGGATGAGGTTAGAATAGAAATTGAACAAAATGGAGGTTCTTCCATCGATCGGAGCAGTAGTTTTACTATAAGCACGCCGGCCCCTGGAATCTACCGGGAAGTGGTGACAGTGATTTCTGGAGATGGAAATATTACAAGAACCTATAACATTACCGTAGAGAAGAATTTCAATTTCGAGGATATCGTTGTTCAGAAGTTTAATAATGTGTTACTGGTCAATAATAACCCAGAAACCAATGGTGGGTACAAATTTGTAAGTTACCGTTGGTATAAAGATGGGTCTGTGATCGGAAATGGTCAATACTATTCCGCAGGGAATAATGCTGATGATCAACTGAACGCTGATAGTTCTTACTACGTGGTAATGGAAACTGAGGATGGAGAATTTTTAAGAACCTGTACTTCTGCGATTCAGTTAAGGAGTTCTTTAAATGTTGCTTTAGCACCAAACCCGGTTAATTCTGGAGGAACTATGGAACTTTTAGCAGATTTCCCTAAAGACGAACTTGAGACTATGAATCTTTCAATACATAATCTTAACGGAATGCTTATTAAGCAAATGAAATCGAATAACAAAAGTACAAGCATAGCCTTACCATACAATCTTGAAATGGGAGTTTATATTCTTAAAATTGAAACTAAGAATATTCGTAAATCACTCAAATTCATCATAAAATAA